The following is a genomic window from Lysinibacillus sp. G4S2.
TAATAAAGTGCAGCTAAATCTTCAAGCACCCATCGTTCTTTAACATGTACTTGTAAAAATTGCTGTTGCTCAAGATGATGCCACTCTGGTGCAAGCTCTGCTAAAAGCTCAGCATTTGTTAGAAGGGTGCGATAGAGAGTTTTAATATTATGTTTAGCAAAGCGACGCATATAAACAGATACTGTGGATTTAGCCTCTTTCTCAATAGCAGGAATACGTTCATCACGTTCGTCAATAAACTTAGTAACAATGCGACGACGTTTGTCATCATCACGAATTCCATTTAATGCTTTCCCAAGCGCTTCATCATATTTTTTATGGAGCATATTTAAAATAGCCTGTTTCTTTTGACGGACATGGCTTGCTAGCACCTTTTTAATATGAGCTAGTCGTTTTTCAATTGGCATATAAGAAAATTCATATAAAAATAGCTTCTTTAAATGAGAGGCACGCATAATACAATATTTCTCAATAAGAACATCCTCAAACTGGTTAGCAATTTCCTGCTCGATTTTTAGGACGTATCGTTCTATTACATCTCGGTAATAAAGAGAGCCCTTCATTTCAGATATCCAGGAAATTGACTGTTGGGGTCCTCCTGCAACAAGAGATTCTAATTGCTCATTAGGGTTTTGAAGTTTCAGCTTTAGCTTAGTCGCAGCTAGAACATAATCAGTAAAGGTTGTTTGGCAAATTTTATCGACACCGAGCTCTGGTAAAACGTCGCCAATATAATCGATAAATAACTTATTCGGTGCTAAAATCATGAGCTGCTCAGGATTAAAATGCTCGCCCATTGTGTAGAGGAAGTAAGATATTCGGTGTAGGGCAATTGTTGTTTTTCCACTACCAGCAGCCCCCTGTACGATGATAGGCTGACGAAGATGTGCTCGTATAATTTCGTTTTGCTCCTTTTGGATGGTGGAGACGATTTCTGTCAAACGCACATCTGCTTTCCCAGCTAATGCTTCTTGCAGTAATTCATCGTTTGTTGTTAAATCAATATCCCGTATATCGAGCAATTCACCATTTTCTATTTTATATTGTCGCTTGGCAAATAAATGTCCCTTATTGATCTCTCCGCGAACATCATATTCCATATCCCCAAGGCGACCATCATAATAGACGTTTGCTACTGGTGAACGCCAATCGACTATAATAGGTTCGTGGGTTTCTCGATGAAACAAAGAGGTTTTACCGATATAAAGAAATTCTTCAGGATCTCCAGTCTTTTGAAAATGAATTCGGGCAAAGTATGGCTTTTGTTGAACAGCCTGTAAGCCTTCTTTTTGGTTTCGAGCCATTTCAAAAAATCGAGCATTTGCTAAGATATTTAAGTAACCCAAACTTGAATC
Proteins encoded in this region:
- the helD gene encoding RNA polymerase recycling motor HelD → MTAQHPDFQAEVERLTYTKNYMQQILNESQSGLQSAQENIRKSMADLDYLDSSLGYLNILANARFFEMARNQKEGLQAVQQKPYFARIHFQKTGDPEEFLYIGKTSLFHRETHEPIIVDWRSPVANVYYDGRLGDMEYDVRGEINKGHLFAKRQYKIENGELLDIRDIDLTTNDELLQEALAGKADVRLTEIVSTIQKEQNEIIRAHLRQPIIVQGAAGSGKTTIALHRISYFLYTMGEHFNPEQLMILAPNKLFIDYIGDVLPELGVDKICQTTFTDYVLAATKLKLKLQNPNEQLESLVAGGPQQSISWISEMKGSLYYRDVIERYVLKIEQEIANQFEDVLIEKYCIMRASHLKKLFLYEFSYMPIEKRLAHIKKVLASHVRQKKQAILNMLHKKYDEALGKALNGIRDDDKRRRIVTKFIDERDERIPAIEKEAKSTVSVYMRRFAKHNIKTLYRTLLTNAELLAELAPEWHHLEQQQFLQVHVKERWVLEDLAALYYLQARLKGIPDEWKMRVVFIDEVQDYSLFQLAALKTGLETDMFTMVGDLAQGIHSYRSLTAWEPVQNLFPRASFRTLQKSYRTTIEIMEVANKVLAQMDEQLPLVEPVVRHGNAPTFIQAQSFNAQQIKEIFEAIRANGHHSIALICKTTAEAKSMQQELINNKIAAQLLTENESINQELLLVVPSHLAKGLEFDAVIVAAFDVPFYDTKIDRKLLYVALTRAMHELYLVGPTKNTFLLENE